Proteins encoded within one genomic window of Micromonospora halotolerans:
- a CDS encoding ABC transporter ATP-binding protein yields MLRIDRLCAGYAGGTVLHEVSLDVRAGTVQAVVGRNGAGKSTLVHSVAGLVRPYAGRIEIGGVQVAGRQPHRIARSGVGLVPQGRRVFSRLTVAEHLVLAAAPWRAATPGGEGWTVARILELLPRLGNRLRHRGDQLSGGEQQMLAIARALLGQPRLLLLDEPCEGLAPDLAARVRELVGTLARTGLTVLLVEQQLRHAVEVGDRIAVLEYGRVVYDRPVHEVRADPDVLAAMLSVAAVPEPSAPRPVPGLWSDAGH; encoded by the coding sequence ATGCTGCGGATCGACCGGCTGTGCGCCGGCTACGCGGGCGGCACCGTGCTGCACGAGGTGAGCCTCGACGTGCGCGCCGGCACCGTCCAGGCGGTGGTGGGGCGCAACGGCGCGGGCAAGAGCACGCTCGTGCACAGCGTGGCCGGCCTGGTGCGGCCGTACGCCGGCCGGATCGAGATCGGCGGCGTGCAGGTCGCCGGCCGGCAGCCGCACCGCATCGCCCGGTCCGGGGTCGGCCTGGTCCCGCAGGGCCGGCGGGTCTTCTCCCGGTTGACCGTGGCCGAGCACCTGGTCCTGGCGGCCGCGCCGTGGCGGGCCGCGACGCCCGGCGGCGAGGGCTGGACGGTGGCCCGGATCCTGGAGCTGCTGCCCCGACTCGGGAACCGGCTGCGCCACCGCGGCGACCAGCTGTCCGGCGGCGAGCAGCAGATGCTGGCCATCGCCCGGGCCCTGCTCGGCCAGCCCCGGCTGCTCCTGCTGGACGAGCCGTGCGAGGGCCTGGCCCCCGACCTGGCGGCCCGGGTGCGGGAGCTCGTCGGCACGCTGGCCCGCACCGGGCTGACCGTGCTGCTCGTCGAACAGCAGCTCCGGCACGCCGTCGAGGTGGGGGACCGGATCGCGGTGCTGGAGTACGGCCGGGTCGTCTACGACCGGCCGGTGCACGAGGTCCGGGCCGACCCGGACGTCCTGGCGGCGATGCTCAGCGTCGCCGCGGTCCCGGAGCCGTCGGCTCCCCGACCGGTGCCCGGGCTCTGGTCCGACGCCGGGCACTGA
- a CDS encoding ABC transporter ATP-binding protein gives MTPLLSAHGITVRYGSLAALDGVDLRIMPGQRHALIGPNGAGKTTLLDVLGGRTRAGGGRVLLAGRDVTRLGPAARARRGIGRIHQRPAVWSTLTVRENVLVAALPRAVRPGRWHPSARRRAAARTADALLARVGLAGIAGVPAGHLAHGQRRQVEIAMGLAGRPRLLLLDEPAAGLSAVEVGWLTEFLRTLPRAVAVLLVEHRLDLVYALCDTVTVLRDGRTLATGTPAQIRASGPVREAYAEGVA, from the coding sequence ATGACCCCGCTGCTGTCCGCCCACGGCATCACCGTCCGGTACGGGTCGCTGGCCGCACTCGACGGCGTCGACCTGCGGATCATGCCGGGCCAGCGGCACGCGCTGATCGGGCCGAACGGCGCCGGCAAGACGACGTTGCTGGACGTGCTCGGCGGGCGCACCCGGGCCGGCGGCGGCCGGGTGCTGCTGGCCGGCCGGGACGTCACCCGGCTGGGCCCGGCCGCCCGGGCCCGCCGGGGCATCGGCCGGATCCACCAGCGCCCCGCCGTCTGGTCGACGCTCACCGTACGGGAGAACGTGCTGGTCGCCGCGCTGCCGCGGGCGGTGCGGCCCGGCCGGTGGCACCCGTCGGCGCGGCGGCGGGCGGCCGCCCGGACGGCGGACGCGCTGCTGGCCCGGGTGGGCCTCGCCGGGATCGCCGGGGTCCCGGCCGGGCACCTGGCGCACGGGCAGCGCCGGCAGGTGGAGATCGCCATGGGGCTGGCCGGCCGGCCCAGGCTGCTGCTGCTCGACGAGCCGGCCGCCGGGCTGTCCGCCGTCGAGGTCGGGTGGCTCACGGAGTTCCTGCGGACGCTGCCCCGCGCGGTCGCCGTGCTGCTGGTCGAGCACCGGCTGGACCTGGTCTACGCGCTCTGCGACACGGTGACCGTGCTGCGCGACGGCCGGACGCTGGCCACCGGGACGCCCGCCCAGATCCGCGCCTCCGGCCCGGTCCGGGAGGCGTACGCCGAGGGGGTGGCCTGA
- a CDS encoding branched-chain amino acid ABC transporter permease: protein MRRGAVRALRRGVAAMVVAALVLAPWTVDDYTVALLARTLALGLVAVSVALLTGVAGLPTLGQTAPYAAGAYASAVVGSHLSDVGLVHLAVAAAAGAALAAVTVPLVVSARGVVLLMITLAVGELAVTVVGRWRSVTGGTDGLAGVAASRPLWGLPVLATDRARYLYTLVVVAALVGVVLLVLRTRVGLLLRAGRDDEARLRAGGHRVAVHVAGVHVAAGAVAGAAGSLLVVAQQFVSPADFGFDTSALLLLGVVIGGTASVGGALVGAALVVAARDWLFGVLPGQAPLVLGLAFVAAVYLLPDGGRRPPVRGRLLPTVPARRPAPESPTPTGVRA from the coding sequence GTGAGGCGGGGAGCCGTCCGCGCGCTGCGCCGCGGCGTCGCCGCGATGGTGGTGGCCGCCCTGGTGCTGGCGCCCTGGACGGTCGACGACTACACCGTCGCGCTGCTCGCCCGCACCCTGGCGCTCGGCCTGGTGGCGGTGAGCGTCGCGCTGCTCACCGGCGTCGCCGGGCTGCCCACCCTCGGCCAGACCGCCCCCTACGCGGCGGGCGCCTACGCCAGCGCGGTCGTCGGCAGCCACCTCTCCGACGTCGGCCTGGTGCACCTGGCCGTCGCGGCGGCGGCCGGGGCGGCGCTGGCCGCGGTGACCGTGCCGCTGGTGGTCTCCGCACGCGGCGTGGTGCTCCTGATGATCACCCTGGCGGTCGGCGAACTCGCGGTGACCGTCGTGGGGCGCTGGCGGTCGGTGACCGGCGGCACCGACGGGCTGGCCGGCGTCGCGGCGTCCCGTCCACTGTGGGGGCTGCCGGTGCTGGCCACCGACCGGGCGCGCTACCTCTACACCCTGGTGGTCGTCGCGGCGCTGGTCGGCGTGGTGCTGCTGGTCCTGCGTACCCGGGTCGGGCTGCTGCTGCGGGCCGGCCGGGACGACGAGGCGCGGCTGCGGGCCGGCGGCCACCGGGTGGCCGTGCACGTCGCCGGCGTGCACGTCGCCGCCGGGGCGGTGGCGGGCGCCGCCGGCTCCCTGCTCGTCGTGGCCCAGCAGTTCGTCTCCCCGGCCGACTTCGGTTTCGACACCTCCGCCCTGCTGCTGCTCGGCGTGGTGATCGGCGGCACCGCCTCGGTCGGCGGCGCGCTGGTCGGCGCCGCGCTCGTCGTGGCCGCCCGGGACTGGCTGTTCGGCGTGCTCCCCGGGCAGGCGCCCCTGGTGCTCGGGCTGGCGTTCGTCGCCGCCGTCTACCTGCTCCCCGACGGCGGGCGCCGGCCGCCGGTGCGCGGCCGGCTGCTCCCGACCGTCCCGGCCCGCCGTCCCGCCCCGGAGAGCCCGACGCCGACGGGAGTGCGCGCATGA
- a CDS encoding branched-chain amino acid ABC transporter permease has product MTAVAAGIRFDPYVVPALDGVAYGLLVFVAAAGLVLCFGVAGILNLAHGTLYAIGGYTAAALLDGGWPSLALALAVGVVAATASGALVAGLLTRLAARSHLTQALLTFGVALAGGSLLVSAFGPDDPPVRLPAALDGSVAVAGHRYAAYRLVFIVVAALLAGLLHLVVRRTRAGMLVRAAVDDAEMVAVLGVSPARIRVGVLAAAGALAGAAGVLGAPIIGPGPDTADAVLLLSLVVVVLGGLGSMAGTLLAALAVGQIQTLGVALAPSAAPFLLFAAMAAVLAVRARGLATARRAT; this is encoded by the coding sequence GTGACCGCGGTGGCCGCCGGCATCCGGTTCGACCCGTACGTCGTCCCCGCCCTCGACGGGGTCGCCTACGGCCTGCTGGTCTTCGTCGCCGCCGCGGGGCTGGTGCTCTGCTTCGGCGTCGCCGGCATCCTGAACCTGGCGCACGGCACCCTCTACGCGATCGGCGGCTACACGGCGGCCGCCCTGCTGGACGGCGGCTGGCCGAGCCTGGCGCTCGCGCTGGCCGTCGGGGTGGTGGCCGCCACCGCGTCCGGCGCGCTGGTCGCCGGGCTGCTCACCCGGCTCGCCGCGCGAAGCCACCTCACCCAGGCGCTGCTGACCTTCGGGGTGGCCCTGGCCGGCGGGAGCCTGCTCGTGAGCGCCTTCGGGCCGGACGATCCGCCGGTGCGCCTCCCCGCCGCGCTGGACGGGTCGGTGGCGGTCGCCGGGCACCGCTACGCCGCGTACCGGCTGGTCTTCATCGTCGTGGCGGCGCTGCTCGCCGGCCTGCTCCACCTCGTGGTGCGCCGCACCCGGGCCGGGATGCTGGTCCGCGCGGCCGTCGACGACGCCGAGATGGTCGCCGTGCTCGGGGTGAGCCCGGCCCGGATCCGGGTCGGCGTGCTGGCGGCCGCCGGGGCGCTGGCCGGCGCGGCGGGGGTGCTCGGCGCGCCGATCATCGGCCCCGGGCCGGACACCGCCGACGCCGTGCTGCTGCTGTCCCTGGTGGTGGTCGTCCTCGGTGGACTCGGCTCGATGGCCGGCACCCTGCTCGCCGCGCTGGCCGTCGGGCAGATCCAGACCCTGGGCGTCGCGCTCGCCCCGTCGGCCGCCCCGTTCCTGCTCTTCGCCGCCATGGCGGCGGTGCTGGCGGTGCGGGCGCGGGGCCTGGCCACGGCCCGGAGGGCGACGTGA